In Papio anubis isolate 15944 chromosome 20, Panubis1.0, whole genome shotgun sequence, a single window of DNA contains:
- the CNTD2 gene encoding LOW QUALITY PROTEIN: cyclin N-terminal domain-containing protein 2 (The sequence of the model RefSeq protein was modified relative to this genomic sequence to represent the inferred CDS: substituted 1 base at 1 genomic stop codon), translating into MLVRGRDQGPGSRLRPLFRRXVPRPSPLQSPAASLDAEPSSDPVPDGFPSGPSVSPRRLERPPGLEEALSALGLQGEREYAGDIFAEAMVCRMLPRRALPRAVTPEMRALVVDWLVQVHEYLGLAGDTLYLAVHLLDSYLSAGRVRLHRLQLLGVACLFVACKMEECVLPQPAFLCLLSADSFSRAELLRAERRILSRLDFRLHHPGPLLCLGLLAALAGSSPQVMLLATYFLELSLLEAEAAGWEPGRRAAAALSLAHRLLDGAGSRLQLELYRCSLGVWDHSSFRDFPSWSFLPSQRTRDYYWGGGGT; encoded by the exons ATGCTGGTGAGAGGCAGGGACCAGGGGCCCGGCTCCCGGCTCAGGCCTCTCTTTAGGCGCTGAGTCCCCAGGCCCTCTCCTTTGCAGAGTCCCGCTGCCTCCCTCGATGCAGAGCCTTCGAGCGACCCAGTCCCCGACGGCTTCCCCTCGGGCCCCAGTGTCTCCCCAAGACGCCTGGAGAGGCCGCCGGGGCTGGAGGAGGCGCTGAGCGCGCTGGGGCTGCAGGGAGAACGCGAGTACGCCGGGGACATCTTCGCCGAAGCCATG GTGTGCCGCATGCTGCCCCGGAGAGCCCTGCCCCGCGCTGTGACCCCGGAGATGCGCGCCCTGGTGGTAGACTGGCTGGTCCAGGTGCAC GAGTACCTGGGTTTGGCTGGTGACACACTTTACCTGGCGGTGCACCTGCTTGATTCCTACCTGAGTGCTGGCCGCGTGCGCCTACATCGCCTGCAGCTGCTGGGCGTGGCCTGCCTGTTTGTGGCGTGCAAAATGGAAGAGTGCGTGCTTCCCCAG CCcgccttcctctgcctcctgagcgcCGACTCCTTCTCGCGGGCGGAGCTGCTGCGAGCCGAGCGCCGCATCCTGAGCCGCCTGGATTTCCGGCTGCACCACCCGGGTCCGCTGCTGTGCCTCGGGCTGCTGGCCGCGCTGGCAGGGAGCAGCCCCCAG GTGATGCTACTTGCCACCTACTTCCTGGAGCTGTCTTTgctggaggccgaggcggcgggaTGGGAGCCAGGTCGTCGCGCGGCTGCGGCTCTGAGCCTGGCGCACCGCTTGCTAGACGGCGCAGGCTCCAGGCTCCAGCTGGAACTTTACAGGTGTAGTCTTGGCGTATGGGATCACAGCAGCTTCAGGGACTTCCCTTCCTGGTCATTTTTACCGTCTCAGAGAACGAGAGACTATTATTGGGGAGGAGGTGGCACCTAG
- the TTC9B gene encoding tetratricopeptide repeat protein 9B, protein MQRGALSPVLMLSAAPEPPPRPPPAISPPGPGPGSGSRHGSARPGPTPEPSGSLGAALDSSLRAAVAFKAEGQRCYREKKFREAIGKYHRALLQLKAAQGARPGGLPAPAPGPTSSPGPARLSEEQRRLVESTEVECYDSLTACLLQSELVNYERVREYCLKVLEKQQGNFKATYRAGIAFYHLGDYARALRYLQEARSREPTDTNVLRYIQLTQLKMNRCSLQREDSGAGAQTRDVIG, encoded by the exons ATGCAGCGCGGCGCGCTGTCCCCGGTGCTGATGCTCAGCGCTGCCCCGGAGCCTCCGCCGCGCCCGCCTCCCGCCATCTCCCCGCCGGGCCCCGGCCCGGGCTCGGGCTCCCGCCATGGCTCGGCTCGTCCCGGTCCTACCCCAGAGCCGTCGGGGAGCCTGGGCGCGGCGCTCGACAGCAGCCTGCGGGCCGCCGTGGCGTTCAAGGCAGAGGGCCAGCGCTGCTACCGAGAGAAGAAGTTCCGGGAGGCCATCGGCAAGTACCACCGAGCGCTGCTTCAGCTGAAGGCGGCGCAGGGGGCCCGCCCTGGCGGCctgcccgcccccgcccccgggCCCACCAGCAGCCCCGGGCCGGCGCGTCTCAGCGAGGAGCAGCGGCGCCTGGTGGAGAGCACGGAGGTGGAGTGTTACGACTCCCTCACGG CTTGCCTGCTGCAGTCGGAGCTGGTAAACTACGAGCGCGTGCGCGAGTACTGTCTCAAGGTGCTGGAGAAGCAGCAGGGCAACTTTAAGGCCACCTACCGCGCCGGCATTGCCTTCTACCACCTGGGCGACTACGCACGCGCGCTGCGCTACCTGCAGGAGGCCCGCAGCCGGGAGCCCACAG ATACCAATGTGCTCCGTTACATCCAGCTGACTCAGCTGAAGATGAACCGTTGCAGCCTCCAGCGGGAAGACAGTGGGGCTGGGGCCCAGACTCGGGATGTAATTGGCTGA